One window of Elaeis guineensis isolate ETL-2024a chromosome 11, EG11, whole genome shotgun sequence genomic DNA carries:
- the LOC105053854 gene encoding putative gamma-glutamylcyclotransferase At3g02910, whose protein sequence is MGAEAQAMMDRTLVFTYGTLKRGFSNHGLIQEMIHSGDAAFVGVARTAGRLPLVCGPYRVPFLLNLPGAGERVRGELYAVSPRGIARMDDLEGTCRGHYERLPISVVLPRRRHRSVGTDGEGDGEEEENGDDEVEVEVEAEAYYAHRSYAAELWRRIGERGFEAYSEKEARGYVKRKDRPQDTTFLDHIRIFVSFPPQN, encoded by the coding sequence ATGGGAGCGGAGGCGCAGGCGATGATGGATCGGACGCTGGTGTTCACGTATGGGACGCTGAAGCGGGGGTTCTCCAACCACGGGCTGATCCAGGAGATGATCCACAGCGGCGACGCGGCCTTCGTCGGCGTCGCCCGCACCGCCGGCCGCCTCCCCCTCGTCTGCGGGCCCTACCGCGTCCCCTTCCTCCTCAACCTCCCCGGCGCCGGCGAGCGCGTCCGCGGCGAGCTCTACGCCGTCTCCCCCCGCGGCATCGCCCGCATGGACGACCTCGAGGGCACCTGCCGCGGCCACTACGAGCGCCTCCCCATCTCCGTCGTCCTCCCCCGCCGCCGCCACCGATCCGTCGGCACCGACGGCGAAGGAgacggagaggaggaggaaaaCGGTGACGACgaggtggaggtggaggtggaggcGGAGGCGTACTACGCGCACCGGAGCTACGCGGCGGAGCTGTGGAGGAGGATCGGGGAACGGGGTTTCGAGGCGTATTCGGAGAAGGAGGCGAGGGGATACGTTAAGCGGAAGGACCGCCCGCAAGACACCACATTCCTCGACCATATTCGGATCTTCGTGAGCTTTCCTCCCCAAAATTAG
- the LOC105053853 gene encoding uncharacterized protein has product MEGGEESHKDYYKVLEVDYDATDEAIRLNYRRLALKWHPDKHKGNSSVTAKFQEINEAYKVLSDPAKRLEYDISGTYEINRYTLREYLTRFKGMILTCNGLGINHCPFWSQQLMMESESTDQ; this is encoded by the exons ATGGAGGGCGGAGAGGAATCCCACAAG GACTACTACAAAGTTCTAGAGGTTGACTATGATGCAACAGATGAGGCTATAAGATTGAATTATCGAAGACTTGCACTA AAGTGGCACCCTGACAAGCACAAAGGCAATAGTTCTGTTACAGCAAAGTTTCAGGAGATAAACGAGGCGTACAAGG TACTAAGTGATCCAGCTAAGCGACTTGAGTATGATATATCTGGCACCTATGAGATCAATAGATACACTTTAAGA GAATATCTTACCAGGTTCAAAGGAATGATACTCACCTGCAATGGTCTTGGTATCAATCATTGTCCATTTTG GTCCCAACAGCTGATGATGGAATCTGAATCAACTGATCAGTAG